A genomic region of Paenibacillus sp. PL2-23 contains the following coding sequences:
- a CDS encoding S-layer homology domain-containing protein has product MLGITKRRLSLLTSIMLLWSMLSAAGAAAQAAGDDLEGHWAEASMRAWVDNGLLKGYEDGTYRPNQVVTRVELVTLINRAFGLTDSGVSTFSDVKAGEWAFEQIGIGVKAGYIKGYEDGTFQPKRQVTREEASYMITSLLQLGDSSLDALLSFQDAHTLTQSGKQAMANLVNAGILNGLSDGSLSPKGGLTRAQAVTVLDSALAIINPTTVFDEPGIYGLEFGHGTIRGDVVISAAGVTLQNVTITGNLTVTAEVGEGDVYFKGIVVEGESLIQGGGPNSIHFEDSVLVRISVDKRDGSVRLVVAGQSSIDYVVVKSPVKLEESFVTDSGIANVELSDALPAGSQVELLGQYENVDVLSSNIKVKIPSGSISNLNVQSGAASNNIEVSKEASILKLVLDSVAKMIGEGKIENAVVNEGAKGSEFAKQPNKVDDSGVVAPTPTPITQAPGPVDTPASTPTPTPTTPPCTSDACKVSTLEDIVFGDYILNHKTSNNEPSTATGFSADVFDYHVINSVSEAEAVELTISLEPHTSAYYSVWHGTALSERGAYGSVGSSSIPVTLNPKEDIRINISVTSGDGLRHKYYNLYVHYPRSIQEGFKLNKINQYNAGTGQWGQQYNLQAQMINADPLLNTDVIHVYELEDGASSIEQGAAPISNASPNGSYKTAYIDTQYFTEQTGRFYIQVVRNGTVLHEGPYEYNMAPVMRITEDIGYTIEPLTTQELIDKFTSNPNSTLPFSHGVERYWDHAKLLQAVPNAKYYSTGGTEILNQVTSSLPSALIQDQVKSGTTPEGFMSSSFGAIREIPSHAQGKIYVGGEYSQQSENGPKTVYDRLSYVVLYDEDLDVIGYVVIPTQFTAGHVAEGYTPVNTWQPQPE; this is encoded by the coding sequence ATGCTGGGAATAACAAAAAGAAGATTGAGTTTGCTCACGTCAATCATGTTGTTGTGGAGCATGCTCAGCGCCGCAGGCGCAGCAGCACAAGCGGCTGGCGATGATCTGGAAGGTCATTGGGCGGAAGCGAGCATGCGCGCTTGGGTGGACAATGGATTGCTGAAGGGCTATGAGGATGGCACCTATCGGCCGAATCAAGTGGTGACGCGTGTTGAGCTCGTCACGCTGATTAACCGTGCTTTCGGGCTTACGGACAGCGGAGTCAGCACGTTCTCCGATGTTAAAGCTGGAGAGTGGGCCTTTGAGCAGATAGGTATAGGTGTTAAGGCCGGATACATAAAGGGTTACGAGGATGGCACATTTCAGCCAAAACGGCAAGTGACTCGTGAAGAAGCGTCTTATATGATTACATCTCTGCTTCAGCTCGGGGATTCATCGTTGGATGCTCTGCTATCATTCCAGGACGCTCATACGCTTACGCAGTCCGGTAAGCAAGCAATGGCGAATTTAGTGAATGCGGGTATATTAAATGGTCTATCCGATGGATCGCTGAGCCCAAAAGGCGGGCTGACAAGGGCACAAGCCGTTACCGTGTTGGATTCAGCTCTTGCCATTATTAACCCGACGACTGTGTTTGATGAGCCGGGCATTTATGGATTGGAATTCGGACATGGAACGATTAGAGGCGATGTCGTCATTTCGGCTGCAGGCGTGACGCTGCAGAATGTAACCATCACAGGCAACTTGACTGTTACAGCCGAGGTAGGCGAGGGTGATGTATATTTTAAAGGCATTGTGGTAGAAGGAGAATCCCTCATTCAAGGAGGAGGACCGAACTCTATTCACTTTGAGGACTCCGTGCTGGTACGCATATCCGTGGATAAGCGTGACGGCTCTGTACGTCTGGTCGTCGCAGGTCAATCCTCAATTGATTATGTTGTCGTGAAGTCGCCTGTTAAGCTCGAGGAGTCATTTGTAACAGATAGTGGTATTGCAAACGTTGAGCTCTCCGACGCATTGCCTGCAGGCTCCCAAGTCGAGCTTCTAGGTCAATACGAGAATGTGGATGTGCTCTCATCCAATATTAAAGTGAAGATTCCAAGCGGATCCATCAGCAACTTGAATGTTCAGTCTGGCGCAGCCAGCAACAATATTGAGGTGAGCAAAGAAGCTTCTATTCTGAAGCTTGTGCTAGATTCTGTTGCAAAGATGATTGGGGAAGGCAAGATTGAGAACGCCGTTGTGAATGAAGGAGCAAAAGGCTCCGAATTTGCGAAGCAGCCAAACAAAGTAGACGACTCCGGTGTGGTCGCTCCAACGCCAACGCCAATTACTCAGGCGCCGGGTCCTGTTGATACGCCGGCATCAACACCAACACCAACACCAACGACTCCTCCATGTACGAGCGACGCGTGCAAGGTGTCGACGTTAGAGGACATTGTTTTTGGTGACTATATCTTAAATCATAAGACCTCAAACAATGAACCATCCACAGCAACAGGATTTAGTGCTGATGTGTTCGATTATCATGTAATTAACAGCGTATCTGAGGCCGAGGCTGTGGAGCTCACCATTTCGCTTGAGCCGCATACAAGTGCGTACTATTCGGTATGGCATGGTACGGCTCTTTCAGAGCGGGGCGCTTATGGGAGTGTGGGCAGCAGTTCTATTCCAGTTACGTTAAATCCTAAAGAAGATATAAGAATCAATATTAGCGTCACAAGCGGAGATGGTCTAAGGCATAAATACTACAATCTGTATGTTCATTATCCGAGAAGCATTCAGGAAGGCTTTAAACTCAATAAAATAAACCAATATAACGCTGGAACCGGCCAGTGGGGTCAACAATACAACCTTCAAGCACAAATGATTAATGCTGATCCATTATTGAATACGGATGTCATCCATGTCTATGAACTCGAGGATGGAGCATCGTCCATTGAGCAAGGGGCAGCTCCAATCTCGAACGCAAGTCCTAACGGAAGCTACAAGACAGCATATATTGATACACAATATTTTACAGAGCAAACAGGCCGCTTCTACATTCAAGTGGTTAGAAATGGTACAGTATTGCACGAGGGGCCGTACGAGTACAACATGGCTCCTGTAATGCGCATCACAGAGGACATCGGTTATACCATTGAGCCTCTTACGACACAAGAATTAATTGATAAATTCACTAGCAATCCGAATTCCACATTGCCATTTAGTCATGGTGTAGAAAGATATTGGGACCATGCGAAGCTGCTGCAAGCCGTTCCTAATGCCAAATATTATTCCACTGGTGGTACGGAGATACTGAATCAAGTGACATCCTCCTTACCGTCCGCCCTTATTCAAGATCAAGTGAAATCGGGCACTACACCAGAGGGTTTTATGTCATCGTCATTTGGAGCTATTCGTGAAATTCCTAGTCATGCTCAGGGAAAAATATATGTTGGAGGGGAGTACTCACAACAATCAGAGAATGGACCGAAAACGGTTTATGATCGGTTAAGCTATGTCGTACTCTATGACGAGGATCTCGACGTTATTGGTTACGTTGTTATTCCAACACAATTCACAGCGGGACATGTAGCTGAGGGATACACACCAGTAAACACATGGCAGCCTCAGCCTGAATAA